From a single Atribacterota bacterium genomic region:
- a CDS encoding winged helix-turn-helix transcriptional regulator, with translation MPNIKQIDMLLELKNNPSTNQRSLSQKLNISLGLTNEILQNLIHRGWVKASKLKGRKWLYLITPAGMSKATQFAFQRFQETQKYFWDAENIIINLLDSLHQKGKKNLIILGKNQYTKLILLASTESPIEITVIISEEQSQKNLLGHQVVSIDEFTKKINQVPEEYQNNIIISVDQELKESLLSKISQEANHNNSSNEESIIDIINIDDLIKKYISSQHNNVANEKEIK, from the coding sequence ATGCCCAACATTAAGCAAATTGACATGCTCTTAGAGCTAAAAAACAATCCCTCCACAAATCAGCGTTCCTTATCCCAAAAATTAAATATTTCTTTAGGTTTAACCAATGAAATTTTACAAAACCTCATTCATCGCGGCTGGGTAAAAGCTAGCAAATTGAAAGGGAGAAAATGGCTTTACTTGATTACACCTGCCGGAATGTCTAAGGCTACCCAGTTTGCATTTCAACGTTTCCAGGAAACCCAAAAATACTTCTGGGATGCTGAAAATATCATTATTAATTTACTGGATAGTTTACACCAAAAAGGAAAAAAGAATCTCATTATTTTAGGGAAAAACCAATACACCAAGTTAATACTCCTGGCATCAACTGAATCACCCATTGAAATAACCGTGATTATATCTGAGGAACAGTCCCAGAAAAACTTGTTAGGACATCAGGTTGTTTCTATAGATGAATTTACTAAAAAAATTAACCAAGTACCCGAAGAATACCAGAATAATATCATAATATCTGTTGACCAGGAATTAAAAGAATCACTTCTATCTAAAATATCTCAAGAGGCTAATCATAATAATAGTAGTAATGAAGAATCAATCATTGATATTATCAACATTGATGACTTAATCAAAAAATATATCAGCAGCCAGCATAACAATGTTGCAAATGAGAAGGAAATAAAGTAA
- a CDS encoding four helix bundle protein, which translates to MAKIKSFEELPVWQLARKFTSEIYRLTNSFSKGEMYGMTSQIRRAAVSIGSNIAEGFDRRTDKELTNYLSMARGSCAEIQNDLYIALDLKYISEIEFKKYYQDTKKIAQQLNGLMNYLRNV; encoded by the coding sequence TTGGCTAAAATAAAATCTTTTGAAGAATTACCTGTTTGGCAGCTTGCTAGAAAATTTACATCCGAGATATATAGATTAACAAATAGTTTCTCCAAGGGTGAGATGTACGGTATGACTTCTCAAATAAGACGTGCAGCCGTTTCTATAGGTTCAAATATTGCCGAAGGCTTCGATCGTAGAACAGATAAAGAATTAACTAATTATCTATCCATGGCTAGGGGTTCTTGTGCAGAAATACAAAATGACCTCTATATTGCACTTGATTTAAAATATATATCAGAAATAGAGTTTAAAAAATATTATCAAGATACAAAAAAAATTGCTCAGCAGCTGAATGGCCTTATGAATTATTTAAGAAATGTTTAA